The Ctenopharyngodon idella isolate HZGC_01 chromosome 19, HZGC01, whole genome shotgun sequence genomic sequence TGGAAAAAGAGACATACCACTAAATCGGACACATTTTCACATAGGACATTACAACACatggaaagaaaacattaaaaagagtaAAATTCCAGATATTGTTTCtgttaaattattcattttacaaaacCCTTAAAGTTTGGTGAGGTTCAAAGTTGAGTCTGATGTCCCAGGCTGAAAAGCCGAGTCTCTGGGTGGGCTGGATTTTATATACTTGACTGTATGTGTTATAAAGTGATGACTGTGCCATCCTCCTCCACCCCTCCTCTGGGTAAAGCCAAGCTGTGACGGGGGTCTGTCCTCAGGCTACTGAGGATTTTGTGTAGGCTGCCATTGCTTTCCCGCATAGCGGGGTTGCTGCTGTGGTAAGGGGGGTGCTGGAGGGTAAGGTCCTTGTGCAACTTGTAACTCAAACTATTGTGAACTGTGCCGTTAAAGCTCGGTTGAGAGTGGAAAGAGGCCGTGGACACCGTGGATGGAGGTCTCGTTTGGGGTCGTGTAGGGGGGCTGGGTGGGGTCACGGTAGTTGTTTGCATCTGGGACCGGGACGCAGTTGAAGCCACTGAGGCATTGGAGCGTCGTGACGGCCGCTTGATGTTGCTCTCAATTACGATGTCCGACTCCTCATCGCTCTCCAGATCCTCTGGGCTGTAGCCATGAGAAATGGCGGTGGCACCGGTGGGAGCAGTGATGGCGGGGTATCCCACCGAACCGCTGCTGTCGGATGACTGACCCGAGCTGCCTGAGATACGACTGCTGCGCACCACATTGTTGCGCTGGTTCACCGGCTTCACGGTCACAATAAGGTTGTGGCTGTTTGCGATCATCATGTCAGTCACCTGGTCCAATGTCTTTCCTGTCACCTCGATACCATTGACTTCCAGGACCTCATCATTGACGGCCAGCAGGCCCGTGCTCTCGGCCAGGCCTCCAGGTACCAGGCGGGAAATGAAGATACCCGGGACCTTTTCCAAGCCGTGGGGTGTAACACGGACACTGGTGCCATCACGGATGTAGAATCCAAGGGGCTTGTCCGAGCCATGCCGGTAGAGTCGAACTCTTCGGTGAGATTCAGGAAGGATGTCCACGTCAATAATGGACGACACGGGGCGGAAGTCCTGAGGCATGCCAATGCGGATGTGGGGCCGTTTGCGGTTCAGGTCATTTCGAAGAGTGACCACTGCCTTCTTTTTCCTGGTCAGAGTGCTGGTGCCAAAGTTGCTGTAGTCAACCTCTTCTGCAAGAGTAAACAAAAATGATGACTGTTAAGTGGATTAAAGatgcaaattattattcattacaaCTGAATCTAGTGACATATATCTCATAAGTACAAACAAGGACCATTTCCTTAAGCCAGAAATATGGAAATGTACATCAACATTGTAAAGGAAGCTCAGATTAGTTTGATAAACTTCAGCCTTAGTACTGTTAAAAGGTAAAGCTTCATATTAAGTTGTGGATGAGGACAAGCATGCAAATCTAATCAGAACTGCTGGACAGTTTATACCCCTCAGATGCTCCATGGATTATGATGTAACATGATTTTTGTGGCATGTTAACACAAAACATGAGGCCACCTTATCGCATCTTTACAAAAACGTAACCATAACTACTGACAGAACACAATGGTCTCTGTTGCAGGTATTCGGCAGAGATGAAGAAGTTATCTGCATTATCTGATATATGCCGATAAGTGCAGTAAGAACACCATGCTACTGAAGCATGTAGATTAAGAGATCAAGTGTGATCACAAGGTCTTCTCAAAGTCCTACTGAAACAGACAACACATacaacaaatattaaaacagaagTGCAATATTGAAATGTCCCATAAGACCAGGGACTTGTTTACCTCGGTGAGACTCCTTGTGAGGCAATGATCAAATTTAATTTGAGGAGCATACAGTGTTTTAACAAGGCTTCTCTTTGAACACTAACATAACTTTGTCCAACAACAGCCTCTCTGTGCCACACCTGGACTGTTCGCTTTGGGTATAAAGGCATAGTTTCCAGTGCAAGTTTAACCGACTTCCCAGCATGAGTTCTCAAGGAAAGACAGGCAAGAAAATGCCCACCTTCTGTTTAATTACTctaaaatcaatttttaaaaatgcttttacaAAGCTTCCGAATTTTCATCAAAGCATCCAGCCACAGTTGTTCTTAGTTTGGCTCTTTGGCGGCCTGATTATTTTGATTGAGTCCAGACAGACTTTTATTATGTCCTGGAATTTCAGCCACAACTGCAAGTCTCTTGATAGGAAACACATTGAAGTGTTTCTGCTTCTGGCCTTCATTAAGTAGGGTACCGTTCTCTCCAAATGTCCACCCTCAACTGTCTTCTTCTAAGGAGAACTATGAACACCTAACAGAACATGTAGGAACTTAGGGATTGTTGGAGGACTTACTTTGTGAGTAAGATAAAACAAAGCGCAGAGGTTAATCCTAAAGTCTGGAGCCTGGGACTTGGAGCTGAGCACtagatctgttttttttttttagtttggccTGGCAGAAACTAGACTCCACTGGATTTTCCATTCTGGCTCCTGGTGACCAGTCCGGGCTGGTATCGGCATGGACCCAGTGGATTCTTCAACCTCTAATGAGACAGAGCTAGGGCAAGCCACTAAGTCACCAAGCCTAAACTACTCCTGACAGAGTAATCCTCACTGCACTGATGCATGATGGGAAAATACATTCAGCTCAGTGATCAAAGGACAACTGGCTGTTTCCAGACATTTCCAGGGGAAAGTGAATGGCCCAGTGCCTACCAGACAGAAAACAAAGACTGCAGGTTCAAGAAAGGCAACAATATTGCCCAAGAAAATTTCATTAAATGGAAGTTTTCATAAAAGAGAAGGATGGTGAGTCAATGGTGATGAACAACATGCCTAAATCATTCCATACATTATTTTGTACAAACAAAtatagaaaaacacatttttttttttatttaaaggttaaGGCACTAAATGGCAGATCCTTGAAATTTGAGGTTATGGATGTCCATAATACTAACTCAAGggcaaaactgtatttttcttttcGGAAAACATTGATTTTCAAACCATAATTTGCCTTGTGGTTGCAAAGCCCAAAAATCATTTTAGATTAAAGCAGCTAAGCCTACAAAACTTCCAAGTTTGATGGAAATGTCCTGACTGCTTGACGGCCtaataacttaaagggttagttcacccaaaaatgaaaattctgtcattaattactcaccctcatgtcgttccacacccgtaagaccttcgttcatctttggaacacaaattaggataatTCTAattaaatccgagaggtataggacttgtccatagacagtCACTatatatgacttgtccataacgaacactttcaaggtccagaaaggtactaaagacattgttaaaaaagtcgatgtgactgcagtggttcaaccttaattttatgaagcgacgagaatactttttgtgtgcaaaaacaaaacaaaaacataacgactttattcaacaatatcttctgttctgtttcattcttctacgttgtttacgtccagcgcctccaggttctacgtcagaacggcgactcattattggccggcacctgcgtcagcatcacacggatgtgtcgtgctgctcacgtgtgcagctttggccaatactgagccagcattcGGACATTAACACGGAAGCCTTTACTGTGCTTACTGCATCACCTGCGTatggataatgacagggaagagaagagattgttgaataaagtagtgatcttaattttatttttgcacacaaaaagtattctcgtcgctacctaaaattaagtttgaaccactgcagtcacgtcgactgttttaacgctgtctttagtacctttctggaccttgaaagtgttgattatattgctgtctatagacgagtcatatacctctcagatttcatcaaaaatatcctaatttgtgttccgaagatgaacgaaggtcttacaggtgtggaacgacataaaggtgagtaattaaatgacagaattttcattttgggtgaactaaccctttaaacactcAAGTTATCGTTTTCTAAATATATCTGTATAATGATTCTACACTCAACAGCTATATTGACCTTGAAATAAGGAACAAAACCATCTGTAAAGTGGTgttacacactcacacacgcaaacacgcgcacgcacacacgcagATACAGTCCTTccttgttttatcattttattattgcAGACATATTGCTTTGCTCCAtcaaaacaaaaagtattccatagttttttttttaacagattaaacctaaataattgacaaaattatataattttttgtataataaaattgtaatgttaaaaataataatacatatatttgtgTTCTACAATAAAATATCCAGGATATTCAGCCTCACCTATAAGAATCACagaaaacaatataaaacatgcataaaaataacataattgTTGAGATGAGggcagaaataaagtaaacaaagcatgcaaacaGTTAACTCAGCACAAAGAAACCAGAGAAAGAATTTCTCATATGCTGTCAATCAGAAATAAACAGCTCAAGTAAATGAAGTAATGCTTCAATGCTGTCCCTGGCACTGCAGTCACCTGATTGGACTCCATGGGGAGGGGCCCGGCCCCCAGTGTCAGGACAGAGGTCACTGGAGATGTGGTGGGTGAGCCTGGTAGGAAAGGAAGAGACACTACATTCCACCACACTGTGCCTCAACTAGGAATGCAGAAGTTGCTTCACAACTTAACCGAGATGACCTACAACATGCTTGAAGCATAATTCATCAGTTGACCGTAAAGCAGTATGATCCCCATCAGTCACCCATGGGTGGGTGTGGGAAAGAGGAGTGAGCGAGGTCTCGGGCCTTTGTTCGTGTTATCCCACCTCTCGTTAACTTCCACACTGAAAGGGTCACTTTTCAAGTTCTTTTGGATTTTTACAAACACTCATAAAAGCAGGATTCAAAAGAGTTTTATGGCCAATCATTATGCCACCCAACAGGGTTTATTTTCCCATTTTCTCCTGCATTTCCTACTGTGTTCAGGAGAAACTGCCAATTCGATTTACTTTCCCATTTCCATGACACCCTGCCCAAATTCCTGTCTGGGGTCTATTATTTGTACTCGCTGTCACTGCTGTGCTGCTGAATAATGCTCTTGGTAGGAGTCATCTGCCAATGCCATGAGTGAATAAAATGATGTGCATTAGCATTGAGTGGCAGATAGCGCTAAAGCAATTGTGCATAACAATACCCTGCCTGAGAGGATATATAGCACCCAGACAAACAGAATGTCGATTTCAATAACATCACCAAACTACATGCCCGGGGACCCAGGAGAAAGAAAGGGAACTCTAGCGTGAATTGCATATATTATTcgattatatacatataaagcAGACACAGGTACTCGAGGGTTCACCGCAGTGCAGGATCAGGGTAATGTCCTCTCAGACAGAGCCCCCTGGGAGAGTCCGTCTGTGTTTGCTTTAAACTGTCGCACTCAAATTTCCCTGGATGAATGGAGCAATAGCTTTTGGCTTCTCTCTGTAGCCCTGAGAGAGATTAAAGGAGGAAGCCCCTCCTTCACTAGTGCACACTCAGCAGAGCTCTCTATGCAGGCTCCTACACACCCATATGGGTTTTAACTCGTGTTACCCACAGTGCACTGGCGTACACATCTGGGAGAAGTTAGCAGCAGCGGTGGAGGGTGGAGACTGTGTCGGGAGATTAAGCTCCCTTGCCATCTTTTTGCAATGTTGCATAAGAACTGCTTTTAACAGGTAGACAAACTACGAAAGTTATTTTAGACATTCCACCAACTCTACCCTGGTCTGGAGAAGGTTTCAGCTCAGATGTACAGGTATACTGCTGTACTGTGCCATTCACATGCTTCTCAATGCAGCTTTACACATAAGCCATCTCTACATGAAAACATATGCTTAGTGTTTAACCTTGTTCTCCACCCCCCATATGTTCTACAAGTGTGGCCAAGTTTAGGACATGAATGCTAAGAGTCCTTTAGGCCCAACACATAACTAAGCATGTCCTATCataacattacataatcattgcAGCTGCCAGTACATAACGTCCACagatatgtaaataaatgttattaaaagaATTCACATAAAGCTCTGAGGCTGAAAGTAAATGTTTGGTTATTAAGTGTGTGCAGACAAAAAGAGACAGAATGGAAAAGATGTGGAGAACTAAGGATGACTGTCAGGAAGCAGAACATGGTTCAGGAAGCACTGGCTGCCCTCTTCATGCTATGGTGCATGTAGGTGGTGCCTTTATGACCTCATACACGAGCAAGAGGAAACTGATCAGTTTTAGCCCTGAAGAACAAAGACAAAAGTTGAAAACTCTATATTAAAACAGTATGAGAACCATACTAGCTTTTGCTGGGGTCTCTGGGCCTGATACCAGGATCAAAACTTGTGCAGCCTGATGCTGGCGTTACCCTaaaggcaataaaaaaaaaagaaatagacTTTGGCACTACTATGCTTGGCGACGTAAACCTTGTGTTTGTAGGTACCTGTCACCATCTGTTTCCAACATAAGCAATGAtgagctgagaaaaaaaaaaaaaaaaaaaatcaaatagaGAACAGGtaatataagaaataaaattGCATTTGGAAATCATCCAGCAAGATTTATAATGACATATGCCTGACAGATTTGCCCTCTCTTGTGATGTAACATTGATGAGTCAATATAATTGCTGATATgcaatttcaaaatattttagacATGAACAAAAACGTCACTATTACATAGCGATTAAACTAAAATACGCAAACAATTGCCATATACTTAGGGTGTATTCACACCCTGCAATACACCCTGCATGGAAGGTCCACTAGTTCACTTgctttggtccggaccaaatacaatgttgttgtttttttgtttgttttttgtttggtgTTGTTCGCTTTCACACTGCCAAGTGCAAGCGAACCAAAATTTGTAAACAAAACCACACGTGTGCTAAGGTCATCCATTCATTGGACAGAAATTCAACCGTaacagagttcgtttggaaccGGACCGAGACCACCTCTTCAGCTGGGTCTCGGTACGGTTGTTTGGTCCGCACTCGAGTGCGATTGCTGTATTCACACCTGCCCAAAAGATCTGCACCAAGGGGGGAAACGAACTTGAGTTTGATTCAATCGAACCAATCAAGACAGGTGTGAATACACCCTTAGATTGAAAGGGACCCAAGCCATTTGCAAGACACACTGGCAGGGGGTGGTGATGCTTTTGTCTTGGAAACTTGGCGCTCTCCCACCTGCCTCATTTAGTTCGGTTGAATCGCATTAGAGTTCGTTGTCCCCCTTGATGCGGTTTGTTTGGGCATGTGTGAATGCAGCAATCGCACTTGGATGCGCACCAAAATAGACCAAACAAGTGTACCGAGTGCACCTCCTTGAAGAGGTGGTCTCGGTAGGCCTTCAAACAAACTCTGGAGAGGTTCGCTTGAGCTGTGAAAGCAATCTGACCCAACGGAACAATGAACCAAACAATATCATAATTCGTATtgggaaatgtgttatataaaaagcagtAGTGTCTGATTCTGTGAGTAAGCACATTAGTTACCGTAGTTAAAAACCAAAGAGCGCCTATATGGTCATATATGGTCTTAACACAGTTGggagatccagagagagcacatttgaatttgccACAGTATTAATACGAATGTAGTATATAATTTAACTGCGGGAATGATGGTTACATTCATATAGTGTTTGCATGTGTCTTGACAGTTacaaataaagccacaataagcTCATGGAGCTAACTTGTCAATCATTTTGATGGATGACGCTGAGAaaactctgaccaataagaggaCAGTTGTACTCGCATATGACACATTTTGGTACGCTTTGAAATGCTGCCTTGTGAAAGCGAActgaaccaagaagaaaatgcaacattgtaacaaatttagTCCCTGTTTCGGAACAAAAACAATCCATAGGTGTGAAAACGCCCTAAGCATCCACTCAGAACACTacagaaactgcatagcaacaccctggcaatgCCCCACAACACCCAACATTGCTGCACCACTCTTTTTACATAAATCTATTCCATTTAAATTGCTTTACTATATAAAGGTGACACTTCAGAAAACTTTTTCACTGATCATGCAATAAAAGAAATACACAGTGCAAATGGATGACGCAATGATATCCTCCTTTTACTCCCTTTAATCCACTGATTTGCTATCTGCTACACTGTACTCCTGTGGTGCTCACAGAGGTCAAGCGGTGTGTTTGAGTCATCAATGATGAGAGGGTGAGTCCTCATCTGGCTCTGACATCATCCTGCTTTTGAGATGATCCCCAACCCCCCAACAAGCTGCTAAGTGAGACGTTCCAGATCTGCTCTCTAATCTCTTACTGTCACGGGTGACACCAAACAGCAACAGGTTTAGAGGGGGTGCAGGAATGAGGGAGGATTAAGGTGTTAATGACACTTGCAATCTGTCCCTTTAAAGCTGTTTGTGGAGGAAAGAAAAACTAGGCTAATCAGATAAATGAGGTGAAAAGATTCCTCGCACCCAAGACAAGCTAAGTTACTACTAGGGGAATTAATTTAggttaaaatagagacaagcCCACCTTTGAAATTTTCAGCCAAAACAGCAATTTTTAGTTTCGGGCCAAAATGGTTTTGAAGGGCCGAAATCTTTAACTGAAACAGTGATGtttaattagcattttttttttactgttcaaCATCTTTTTTGTGCACACAATGTGGATAAACTACAACAGTTAAACGTGTCAGCTGTGTGGACTCAAGGGCTGGGTTGACAATATTGATTTCGATCTTTTAAGTCCATGCTGTTTCTGTTGATGcatgaacaaaacttcactaaacatttGTAGCACACAAGCCACCCAATAATCTCAATGCACTTTGTGCTTAGTTACTTTTAATATGAAACAGTCaattttcaaattttgtcaattttgtcACCAAAATTCAAAGAATAATTGGTTGTTTTGGCACTCTTTAATACAGTGTGACAGATCACTCGCTTTTGCCGCATCAGTTCAAGCAGCAGCATGGATCAAGTGCACATGGACGGATCATATATCTATCACATAGATCATATCCTCTTtttttactactagttatagcactaaataaacatgattgaacataagaaggtatgttgaaagatatagtacaacttacagaaatgtaaaatgtatcatgACGTCTCTCAGTctatcagtgtttcaaccgcagaaagacgtcaataaatcagcttgtaaacaatatgtccCGTAATGTTActtacctcaggaaagccattcagtgtcctTATAACTCTATAACTCTAAATAACTCTAGAGTGGAGCATTTTGCTAGATATTTGCACTGTATTAcacattcattatatttttacttaacctgtgatgttttcattatttaatgtttgtttgaataaatctattttgaacacaaattattagacattgtttaaatgttttttatttcaaccacaaaTTGTAGTAGAAACATAATTCTATTATTTAAAAGTTGATATAAAAATTGCCTTATaggaaatttaatttttttgtacaaCTCTTTAACAagttttatttgagtgttgattattaaataaatttgattaattgattgttttttaaataaagtttattttcattttccaaaaattttaatttcggTGTTTATGTAAAAGTCTAACATTAATACAattctacaaaaatatattttaaaataataataataaaattttacatttttagttttggttttcCTGAATTTTTAATTGAAGATCCTGTTTTACTCTGAAATACCTCATATTATGAAATTAATAGCCTTTT encodes the following:
- the pard6gb gene encoding par-6 family cell polarity regulator gamma b, with the protein product MNRSFNNKSQSLRSLNMNAVEVKSKYGAEFRRFSVDRLKPGKFEEFYKLIMTIHRIANMEVMIGYADVHGDLLPINNDENFGKAVSTAHPLLRIFIQRQEEVDYSNFGTSTLTRKKKAVVTLRNDLNRKRPHIRIGMPQDFRPVSSIIDVDILPESHRRVRLYRHGSDKPLGFYIRDGTSVRVTPHGLEKVPGIFISRLVPGGLAESTGLLAVNDEVLEVNGIEVTGKTLDQVTDMMIANSHNLIVTVKPVNQRNNVVRSSRISGSSGQSSDSSGSVGYPAITAPTGATAISHGYSPEDLESDEESDIVIESNIKRPSRRSNASVASTASRSQMQTTTVTPPSPPTRPQTRPPSTVSTASFHSQPSFNGTVHNSLSYKLHKDLTLQHPPYHSSNPAMRESNGSLHKILSSLRTDPRHSLALPRGGVEEDGTVITL